Proteins encoded in a region of the Phalacrocorax carbo chromosome 15, bPhaCar2.1, whole genome shotgun sequence genome:
- the LOC104044189 gene encoding uncharacterized protein LOC104044189: MAAPFLGALLLLLLAAPCPGKQAWDPVFQPSFIHMSGPRVNSFFLGNSSGVNFSIILSPIDEETGRLQLANCSGSKRAGDWNLNVTPGMNTSKVTISLTRNLELCLPNATDCCTTPLCVVETLQVLACRDSVMLAHLLIQAEIYANSSFTGNVSENATIIPNQVFQPLGSCPCDLTAGACDVRCCCDPECTPDLKQLFNESCFTGVFGGDVNPPFDQLCSSRSMEYTPDWFPFLCVQSSLNNTPFLGYFYHGSLSIPRVPPFKIPLQTSPGKLFTGYCQGNPIMTEENEYFTIPQQSMAGQCVGNAPVAYLQNFDVKCLTHLASYKEGLPHDVRINSGTGDFIQQNVIYRTVTDMGKFITESESVPTAEVLCQNVTFAEHYMFIWKDKNIEQINVTVFLGSLCEGEILTQRFTVNFLSLKSTNVAELFGNPGYQVGKPVKAANMNASNISGSLNIWQPAGRGLCTSATYTPVLFGLDSLSGCILEVGINEDCSLLRGNVTAKLNSLIQATHIGKRDNSSYSDLNDWVEIIRLDPFNSETNVSRGNLTGICPDIPANLNIRLIFADVGAVQGIPQQEILAVQISYSTVIWQFQCGLTCENSVSFLPITASVQFIKVPAQPPIPMTSFQINYTEFDCNRNDVCWPQLFYPLTRFYTGEPYSQCLAKGLSLAFVVLLAAIMSNPWFSKLWNSSLRYTVRWERQERVVDPSRVSAACPAAPGGEPSPAQGLQRDPRGRPLRWAFVLPRPGGSGRRVLSTVTHPARPFLEQRNRLLTLTKSSHAAAALMYRSVLLFSSSGCALAACTRSGPLPRLSRLRRRRLAAAAAPPPGSSWPRCRRRAGALRSAPPWPPSRGSPPDVSPRRPGARLAEPPPRAPPRPAMGSLFRGEPMCLAQLFLQSGSAYECLSEVGERGLAEFRDLNPNVSVFQRKFVNEVKKCEEMERILGYLVQEIKKADIPLPEGDVAPPAPLLKHILEIQEQLQKLETELREVTKNKEKLRKNLLELTEYTCMLEVTQRFVRRTAEYESHLHTNYEEFPSVENEPLVDYNCMHRLGAKLGFISGLVNIAKVEAFEKMLWRACKGYTILTYAELDECLEDPDTGETTKWFVFLVSYWGEQIGQKVKKICDCYHCHVYPYPNTMEERKAVVEGLNVRIQDLHTVLHKTEDYLRQVLCKASESIYTWVIQVKKMKAIYHVLNLCSFDVTNKCLIAEAWCPVADLQNLRHALEEGSRKSGATISSFMNTIPTTQPPPTLIRTNKFTSGFQNIVDAYGVGNYGEVNPALYTIITFPFLFAVMFGDFGHGLLMFIFALLTILYENHPRLKRSQDEIMKMFFEGRYVILLMGLFSVYTGLIYNDCFSKSLNIFGSGWNVSAMFEQKVWRLEDLKSNQFLTLDPNVTGVYNGAYPFGIDPIWNLASNRLSFLNSFKMKMSVIFGVTHMTFGVVLGVFNHLHFKKKYNIYLVFLPELLFMMCIFGYLVFMIFFKWLAYSAEDSTSAPSILIQFINMFLFPGGETEVFYTGQIALQRFLLSIAFLSVPVMLFGKPLYLYWLHSGGRGIRMYRSGYKLIRKESEEELSLLRSHDVEEGSLSDSVHRDGDGEELNFADVFMNQAIHTIEYCLGCISNTASYLRLWALSLAHAQLSEVLWQMVMRVGLRVDTTYGVLLLVPVLAFFAVLTVLILLVMEGLSAFLHAIRLHWVEFQNKFYSGGGYKFTPFSFKHISLHFNKDTA; the protein is encoded by the exons ATGGCGGCCCCTTTCCTCggggcgctgctgctgctgctgctggcggcACCTTGCCCCGGGAAGCAGGCTTGGGACCCCG tctTTCAGCCTTCATTTATCCATATGTCAGGGCCCAGAGTCAATTcattttttcttggaaattcTTCGGGAGTtaatttttctataattttaaGTCCTATAGATGAAGAGACAG GAAGATTGCAGCTTGCAAACTGCAGTGGAAGTAAAAGAGCTGGTGATTGGAATTTGAATGTAACACCTGGTATG aaCACTTCCAAAGTGACTATAAGCTTGACTAGAAATCTGGAGTTGTGTTTGCCCAATGCTACTGACTGCTGTACGACACCTCTCTGCGTGGTTGAAACACTTCAGGTTTTAGCTTGCCGTGATTCAGTAATGTTGGCACATCTCCTGATCCAAGCTGAAATATATGCCAACTCTTCCTTTACAGGAAATGTGTCAG AAAATGCAACAATCATCCCAAACCAGGTGTTTCAGCCATTGGGCTCCTGTCCTTGTGACTTGACAGCTGGAGCTTGTGATGTTCGTTGTTGCTGTGATCCG gaaTGTACACCAGACTTGAAGCAGTTATTCAATGAATCATGTTTCACTGGAGTGTTTGGTGGGGATGTAAATCCACCTTTTGATCAGCTGTGCTCTTCTCGGTCAATGGAATATACACCTGATTggtttcctttcctctgtgtaCAGTCTTCTCTTAACAATACACCATTTCTTGGCTACTTTTATCATGGCTCTCT TTCTATACCCAGAGTTCCTCCGTTTAAGATTCCTTTACAAACTTCTCCTGGGAAACTTTTCACTGGTTACTGTCAAGGAAATCCAATTATGACAGAGGAAAATGAGTATTTTACCATTCCCCAG CAATCCATGGCTGGACAGTGTGTTGGAAATGCCCCTGTTGCGTATCTCCAGAACTTTGATGTCAAATGCCTTACCCATCTAGCATCTTACAAGGAAGGACTGCCCCATGATGTGAGGATAAACAGTGGTACTGGAG ACTTCATCCAACAAAATGTCATCTATAGGACTGTCACAGACATGGGCAAATTCATCACTGAAAGTG AAAGTGTTCCTACTGCTGAGGTTCTCTGTCAAAATGTAACTTTTGCAGAGCATTATATGTTCATTTGGAAAGACAAGAACATAGAGCAAATAAATGTCACAGTCTTCCTCGGAAGTTTATGTGAAGGAG aaATACTGACGCAGAGATTCACTGTCAATTTTCTAAGTTTAAAGAGTACTAATGTAGCAGAACTGTTTGGGAATCCAG GTTATCAAGTTGGAAAACCAGTGAAAGCTGCAAATATGAATGCCTCGAATATTTCTGGAAGCCTAAACATTTGGCAGCCAG CTGGCAGAGGTTTATGTACATCAGCAACTTACACACCAGTTTTATTCGGATTAGATTCGCTCTCTGGGTGCATTCTGGAAGTTGGTATTAATGAAGATTGTAGCCTTTTAAG aggaAACGTAACTGCGAAATTGAATTCATTGATACAAGCTACTCATATTGGAAAGAGGGACAACTCAAGTTACAGTGATCTAAATGACTGGGTGGAAATCATAC GTCTCGATCCATTTAATTCTGAAACCAATGTGAGCAGGGGAAACTTAACAGGCATTTGTCCCGATATTCCTGCAAATCTGAATATTCGCCTAATCTTTGCTGATGTGGGTGCAGTACAAGGGATTCCCCAGCAAGAGATTCTTGCTGTGCAGATCAG TTACTCAACAGTCATCTGGCAATTCCAGTGCGGGCTTACGTGTGAAAACAGCGTCAGCTTTCTTCCCATCACTGCTTCTGTTCAGTTTATTAAAGTGCCAGCCCAGCCACCCATTCCAATGACCAG ctttcaGATCAATTACACGGAATTTGACTGCAATCGAAATGATGTGTGCTGGCCACAACTTTTTTATCCATTGACAAGGTTTTATACAG gagaACCATATTCCCAGTGTCTTGCTAAAGGCCTGTCATTGGCATTTGTTGTTTTACTTGCAGCAATTATGAGCAACCCTTGGTTTTCTAAATTATGGAATAGTTCCTTG cGCTATACCGTGCGTTGGGAGCGGCAGGAGCGCGTAGTGGACCCCAGCAGGGTGAGCGCTGCGTGCCCCGCCGCACCCGGGGgcgagcccagcccagcccaggggctgcaAAGAGATCCTCGGGGTCGGCCTCTGCGCTGGGCCTTTGTCCTGCCACGGCCCGGCGGGTCAGGGCGGCGGGTCCTTTCCACAGTAACCCACCCTGCCCGCCCGTTTTTGGAGCAGCGGAACAGATTATTGACTCTCACGAAAAGCAGCCATGCTGCCGCAGCTCTCATGTATCGATCCGTACTTCTCTTTTCCAGTTCGGGCTGCGCGCTGGCAGCCTGCACCCGGTCCGGGCCTCTGCCGCGCCTCTCCCGCCTTCGCCGCCGCCGGttggccgccgcggcggccccgccccccggaaGCAGCTGGCCgcgctgccggcggcgggccggggcgctccgctccgctccgccaTGGCCGCCGAGCCGCGGGTCCCCGCCGGACGTgtcgccgcgccgccccggcgcCCGCCTCgctgagccccccccccgcgccccgccgcgccccgccatGGGCTCGCTGTTCCGCGGCGAGCCCATGTGCCTGGCGCAGCTCTTCCTCCAGAGCGGCTCGGCCTACGAGTGCCTCAGCGAGGTGGGCGAGCGTGGCCTGGCCGAGTTCCGAGAC CTTAACCCAAATGTAAGTGTGTTTCAGAGAAAATTTGTGAATGAAGTAAAGAAGTgtgaagaaatggaaagaatacTTG GCTATTTagtacaagaaattaaaaaagcgGATATTCCACTTCCTGAAGGAGATGttgctcctcctgcccccttGCTGAAACACATTTTAGAAATCCAG GAACAGTTGCAGAAGCTGGAGACAGAATTGAGGGAAGTAactaaaaacaaagaaaagttgAGGAAAAACCTGCTTGAACTGACAGAATACACATGCATGTTAGAGGTCACGCAAAGATTTGTCAGGAGAACAGCTGAG TATGAATCCCATTTACATACGAATTACGAAGAATTTCCATCAGTGGAAAATGAGCCGTTAGTGGATTATAACTGTATGCACAGACTGGGCGCCAAGCTGGG ATTCATATCTGGGTTAGTTAACATAGCAAAAGttgaagcatttgaaaaaatgcTGTGGAGAGCCTGTAAAGGATATACTATTCTTACCTATGCAGAGTTGGATGAATGTCTGGAAGATCCAGATACA ggCGAAACCACgaaatggtttgtttttttagtgTCCTATTGGGGTGAACAAATTGGCCAGAAAGTTAAGAAGATTTGTGACTG ctATCACTGTCATGTGTATCCCTATCCAAATACCATGGAGGAGCGCAAGGCCGTTGTTGAAGGACTGAATGTTCGTATTCAGGATCTTCATACT GTGCTGCATAAAACTGAGGATTACTTACGCCAAGTCTTGTGTAAAGCATCTGAATCCATCTATACCTGGGTTATCCAagtgaaaaagatgaaagcCATTTATCATGTACTCAACCTATGCAGTTTTGATGTcacaaataaatgtttaatcGCTGAGGCTTGGTGTCCAGTGGCTGATCTGCAAAATCTGCGCCATGCGTTGGAGGAAGGTTCA AGGAAGAGTGGAGCTACAATTTCTTCATTCATGAATACTATCCCAACAACACAACCTCCTCCAACTTTGATACGTACCAATAAATTCACCTCAGGGTTCCAAAACATCGTTGATGCTTATGGAGTTGGAAACTATGGGGAAGTTAATCCAG CTCTCTATACCATCATCACTTTCCCCTTCTTGTTTGCGGTTATGTTTGGAGACTTTGGGCATGGTCTACTAATGTTCATATTTGCACTCCTGACAATACTGTATGAAAACCACCCTAGATTAAAAAGATCACAAGATGAG ataatgaaaatgttttttgaagGCCGATACGTTATTTTATTAATGGGTCTGTTTTCTGTATACACTGGATTGATCTATAATGACTGTTTTTCGAAgtcattaaatatatttggttCTGGATGGAATGTTTCAGCAATGTTTGAGCAGAAGGTTTGGCG tctcGAGGATCTGAAGTCTAATCAATTTTTAACACTGGATCCAAATGTTACTGGTGTATACAATGGAGCTTATCCCTTTGGAATTGATCCG aTCTGGAATTTGGCAAGCAACCGTCtcagctttttaaattctttcaaaatgaaaatgtctgtgATTTTTGGAGTAACTCACATGACGTTTGGAGTTGTATTGGGGGTGTTTAACCACTT gcatttcaagaaaaagtataatatttatttggtttttcttcctgaacttTTATTCATGATGTGCATTTTTGGCTACCTTGTGTTTATGATCTTCTTTAAATGGTTAGCGTACTCTGCAGAGGACTCTACATCTGCTCCTAGTATTCTGATTCAATTTATTAACATGTTCCTGTTTCCTGGTGGTGAAACAGAGGTCTTCTACACCGGACAG ATTGCTCTACAGAGGTTTTTACTCagtattgcttttctttctgttcctgtaATGCTTTTTGGTAAACCACTTTATTTATATTGGTTGCACAGCGGAGGCCGAGGCATTAGAATGTACAGG agTGGGTACAAGCTAATTcgaaaagaaagtgaagaagaACTTTCTCTGCTGAGATCTCATGATGTAGAAGAAGGCAGTCTTTCAGACAGCGTGCATAGagatggggatggagaggag ctTAATTTTGCAGATGTTTTTATGAATCAAGCAATTCATACCATTGAATACTGTCTAGGATGTATTTCTAATACAGCCTCATACCTGAGACTCTGGGCATTAAGTCTTGCTCATGCAC agttaTCAGAAGTTCTGTGGCAAATGGTGATGCGAGTGGGTCTTCGTGTGGATACAACGTATGGTGTCTTACTGCTAGTCCCTGTTCTAGCCTTTTTCGCTGTGCTAACAGTGCTTATTCTTTTGGTCATGGAGGggctttctgctttcctccatGCTATACGACTTCACTG GGTGGAATTTCAGAACAAATTCTACTCTGGTGGAGGATACAAGTTTAcgcctttttcttttaagcacatttctttacattttaataaagaTACAGCATAG